CGAGTGTCATCATAAGATTATCGACTTTGAACTAACGAATCATTTGAAATTCAGGTTTCATGAAGACGATCCACAAAAGGTCTTCAACAGCGATAGGATCGCGGCCATCTCCGACAACTTCAGCTAGAACGGTTCGCTCTGCGGTTGAGGGGTCACGTGAGAGGGCATATCGAAAAAGCAGAACGATCAACTCCTCACTATTCATTTCTTTGCCGACAAGATGTTTTGCACCATTTCGGAGGTACTCGGCCAGGATATCTCCATTCGAAAGGTCTATTGCCTGCAAGGTGGTCAACTCGCCGGGCCTGGTTGTCACTACCTGATCGCGATGTGGTCTACCCAACGAGCGCATCAGAAAATTGTTCTTTACTAAAGCCGCACGAACTGGTGGCGCGGGAAGAAACGACGGACCTGCATTCACTTTGGGATCCAGAACAGCGCCCCAGGGGGGCTTGCCGTGCAGATTGAGTTCTGCTGCCGCGGCCCACTTTCCGGCCGGAGAACGCGCTTCCCAGGATTTGTTGCTCGTAATTTCTTTTTGATCAACACCATCTAAATATGCGATCTGACAAATAAATCCCGCAGCGCCTCCGAACATCTCCGCATCGACTTCAATCAGGTTCTCCCCCACCTGAAGATGTGGTGTGATGTCGATATAGACCGGCTTCTTCCAGCTTCGAGAGGTGGCGACTTTCGCGCCATTGATTTTCATGACAAAGGCGTTATCACACGTTGCCATCAATTTCGCACCGGTCGAAGTCGCGTTGAGCCTAAACTTCTTTCGCAGCTGTGATTTCTTGCCCACTTCGCCGCTGTGCCAAATCCAGTAGGCGGTAATCGGTGTGGGCACCAACAGTTCCGATGCGGACTTCGAATTTTCTGCTTCCGATTTCTCTGAGCGGTCCACCTTGGCTTCCGCAACGGCGGGATTCCCTCCCGTTATCTGCCAGATCGAGTCCAGAAGTTGCTCAGCGGTCATTCGTTTGGCGATGGGCCCCGCGTAAACATAATCTTCACCCGGCTCTTTTTCCAGAATCACGGCCTGCGACTGGTAAGCCTGCGACGTCATGATGAAGCGGGTGAACTTCCTCAAATCATAACCATCCTTCGCAAACTGCACCGCAAGGTAATCTAACAAATCCTCGTTCCAGGGCCGCGTATGCATCGCGTCGACCGGATGCACGATGCCACGGCCCATGAGTTGCGCCCAAATCCGATTGACCAGCGTCCGGGTGAATCGCCCGTTGTCGGGATGTGTCATCAACACAGCCAACTGCTGGAGTCGCTTGTTTTTAGGGGCTTTCGAATCAACATCCCCCAACTCGGGAAAGATCCATTTTGGCGTGGCCATCTTGCCTGTCGGCTTATCACAGCGATTGAGTTCAAGGGGATGATCAGAATAAATCGCGGCTAAATTGTAGGCCTCTGATAAAGTCCAACGATCAATGAAACTGTCGTGGCAACTGGCGCACTTCATGTTGATGCCAAGAAAAACCTGCGAGACGTTCTGGGCAAATTGGATCTCGCGCGTCTGGCTTGCGTTCACATCGCCGCGCCACTTGATCCCGTCGATAAAGCCAGCTGATTCGGTCGTCGGCGAAATCAGTTCGCGAACGAACGCATCATAAGGCTTGTTTTCGCGCAACGCAGCGTAGAGCCACGGAGTGATCTGCTTGCGTCCACCGGTGATAAAGCCGGTGCCTGTATAATCGTTGCGCAGAAGGTCGTTCCAGGTTGTCAACCAGTGATCGGCGTAAGCAATGTCGTTCGCCAGCAGCTGATCAATCCACTGTTCGCGTTTATGGCTTGATTGGTCCGCGACGAACGCCTGCAATTCTTCAGGCATCGGCAACAGACCAATGGCGTCGAGGGTAGCCCGACGAAGAAAGGCAGCGTCTGAAACCGGTAGAGGACGCGATTGTCCTCGCTTGGCGAGATCGGCATCCAGTAGTCGATCAATCGGATGATCGCGGCCGTTTTGTGCTGGGGGCAGGGTGACAAGGCGGGGTTTCAGCGGGGGTTCCCAGGCAGACTTACCTAACGTGATTCCCGTGTCCCAGGGCGCTCCTTGATTGATCCATTTTTTCAGAGTTGCGATCTCCTTTGCCGAAACACGGGGACCTTCCGGAGGCATCCAGACGGAATCGTCGGACGATTCAAGTAATTCGATCATATGGCTCTTTGCCGCATAGCCTGGGACTACCACTTTACCGGACTCTCCTCCAGCCAGCAGTTCGGCCCGCGTATTCATCGCCAGGCCGCCCTTTTTCTGGTCGCCCGTATGGCATTTCGCGCAATGCTTCTGGAGCACAGGCATCACTTCATGAGCAAAATCGACAGCAGACTGGGGCTTCGGTAGCACATCATCCGCATCGCATACTGACATACCACAAAGCACGAATAACAT
The Gimesia aquarii DNA segment above includes these coding regions:
- a CDS encoding DUF1549 domain-containing protein is translated as MKYFYTMLFVLCGMSVCDADDVLPKPQSAVDFAHEVMPVLQKHCAKCHTGDQKKGGLAMNTRAELLAGGESGKVVVPGYAAKSHMIELLESSDDSVWMPPEGPRVSAKEIATLKKWINQGAPWDTGITLGKSAWEPPLKPRLVTLPPAQNGRDHPIDRLLDADLAKRGQSRPLPVSDAAFLRRATLDAIGLLPMPEELQAFVADQSSHKREQWIDQLLANDIAYADHWLTTWNDLLRNDYTGTGFITGGRKQITPWLYAALRENKPYDAFVRELISPTTESAGFIDGIKWRGDVNASQTREIQFAQNVSQVFLGINMKCASCHDSFIDRWTLSEAYNLAAIYSDHPLELNRCDKPTGKMATPKWIFPELGDVDSKAPKNKRLQQLAVLMTHPDNGRFTRTLVNRIWAQLMGRGIVHPVDAMHTRPWNEDLLDYLAVQFAKDGYDLRKFTRFIMTSQAYQSQAVILEKEPGEDYVYAGPIAKRMTAEQLLDSIWQITGGNPAVAEAKVDRSEKSEAENSKSASELLVPTPITAYWIWHSGEVGKKSQLRKKFRLNATSTGAKLMATCDNAFVMKINGAKVATSRSWKKPVYIDITPHLQVGENLIEVDAEMFGGAAGFICQIAYLDGVDQKEITSNKSWEARSPAGKWAAAAELNLHGKPPWGAVLDPKVNAGPSFLPAPPVRAALVKNNFLMRSLGRPHRDQVVTTRPGELTTLQAIDLSNGDILAEYLRNGAKHLVGKEMNSEELIVLLFRYALSRDPSTAERTVLAEVVGDGRDPIAVEDLLWIVFMKPEFQMIR